Proteins from one Salinispora arenicola genomic window:
- a CDS encoding LacI family DNA-binding transcriptional regulator, which translates to MTTAQRPTLEAVARRAGVSRATVSRVVNGSTTVAEPIREAVHRAVAELGYVPNLAARSLVTQRTDSVALVMPEAATRVFSDDQVFPGIIRGAALELEAADKQLVLMLAGSRAGHERVERYTTGRHVDGVLFASLHGADPLPGRLTRLGIPVVCSGRPLGDASVPYVDVDHVGGVTRAVQHLIDGGRRRIATIAGPQDMVGGIERLAGYQAAVTSAGLPEWVAYGDFTRESGVAAMRRLLAEHPDLDAVFAASDLMAHAALRTLRTAGRRVPDDVAVVGFDDIETAAYTEPPLTTVRQPIQEIGRRMTRQLLRLAAGEPIEPAVVLPTELILRDSA; encoded by the coding sequence ATGACGACGGCGCAACGACCGACGCTTGAGGCGGTGGCCCGGCGAGCGGGCGTCTCCCGGGCCACCGTATCGCGGGTGGTGAACGGCTCCACCACGGTGGCCGAGCCGATTCGCGAGGCCGTGCACCGGGCGGTCGCCGAACTGGGATACGTGCCGAACCTGGCCGCCCGCAGCCTGGTCACCCAGCGAACCGACTCGGTCGCGCTGGTCATGCCCGAGGCGGCCACCCGGGTTTTCTCCGACGACCAGGTCTTTCCCGGCATCATCCGGGGTGCCGCCCTCGAGTTGGAGGCAGCTGACAAGCAGCTGGTGCTGATGCTGGCCGGGTCGCGGGCCGGGCATGAGCGGGTGGAGCGCTACACCACCGGCCGGCACGTCGACGGGGTGCTGTTCGCCTCGTTGCACGGCGCCGACCCACTACCCGGCCGGTTGACCCGGTTGGGCATCCCGGTGGTGTGCAGCGGCCGGCCGCTCGGTGACGCCTCCGTGCCGTACGTCGACGTCGACCATGTCGGTGGGGTGACTCGGGCCGTCCAGCATCTGATCGACGGCGGCCGGCGGCGGATCGCCACCATCGCCGGACCGCAGGACATGGTGGGCGGGATCGAACGGTTGGCGGGCTATCAGGCAGCGGTGACCTCGGCCGGGCTACCAGAGTGGGTGGCGTACGGTGACTTCACCCGCGAGTCGGGAGTGGCCGCCATGCGCCGGCTGCTCGCCGAGCATCCGGACCTGGACGCGGTCTTCGCCGCCTCGGACCTGATGGCGCACGCCGCCCTGCGGACGCTGCGCACGGCAGGGCGGCGGGTGCCGGACGACGTCGCGGTGGTCGGTTTCGACGACATCGAGACCGCCGCGTACACCGAGCCGCCACTGACCACCGTCCGCCAGCCGATCCAGGAGATCGGTCGGCGAATGACCCGCCAGCTGCTGCGCCTTGCGGCGGGCGAGCCAATCGAACCGGCGGTTGTCCTCCCCACCGAGTTGATCCTCCGCGATTCGGCCTGA
- a CDS encoding alpha/beta fold hydrolase: MRGFRWPPPPDGGPRTWGPGPSAPRTGRPALPEPETDLVATPHGVHLEQLVTGAGDPVTVFAHGLGSGIATTRPFGSGVTGRRLFFQFRGHGRSDAPPGPWSYLDLARDLRAVADQGLATRAFGASLGAGALCRLLADNPVRFDRLVFYLPAVLDRPRGEVARRRFVALLGAVGSGDAAQIAEAVQAELPPAVRNTPAGWAYLRQRLDQLMRDGLAPGLVDLPGSVPVRDVAKLAAVTAPALVIGCVGDELHPVEVAEQLAAALPQATLHVYDRPGVLWTKRADLRERISAFLNEDSTLNE; the protein is encoded by the coding sequence GTGAGAGGCTTCCGGTGGCCGCCACCACCGGACGGCGGTCCCCGCACCTGGGGCCCCGGACCAAGCGCCCCCCGCACCGGTCGACCAGCCCTACCGGAGCCGGAAACCGACCTGGTGGCCACGCCGCACGGCGTCCACCTGGAGCAGTTGGTCACCGGCGCGGGCGACCCGGTGACCGTGTTCGCGCACGGTCTGGGCAGTGGCATTGCCACCACCCGTCCCTTCGGCAGCGGCGTCACCGGTCGCCGACTCTTCTTCCAGTTCCGTGGGCACGGTCGCTCCGACGCCCCGCCCGGCCCGTGGAGCTACCTTGACCTGGCCCGCGATCTGCGGGCGGTCGCCGACCAGGGCCTCGCGACCCGTGCCTTCGGTGCGAGCCTGGGCGCGGGTGCGCTCTGCCGGCTACTCGCCGACAACCCCGTGCGGTTCGACCGGTTGGTCTTCTACCTGCCGGCCGTGCTGGACCGGCCGCGGGGCGAGGTGGCCCGACGGCGGTTTGTGGCGCTACTGGGCGCGGTTGGCAGTGGCGATGCCGCCCAGATCGCGGAGGCCGTCCAGGCGGAGCTTCCACCGGCCGTCCGGAACACGCCGGCCGGCTGGGCGTACCTGCGGCAGCGTCTCGACCAGCTGATGCGGGACGGCCTCGCGCCGGGGCTGGTGGACCTGCCCGGCTCGGTGCCGGTGCGCGACGTCGCGAAACTCGCCGCGGTCACGGCACCGGCCCTGGTGATCGGGTGCGTGGGCGACGAGCTGCATCCGGTCGAGGTCGCCGAACAACTCGCCGCTGCCCTGCCCCAGGCCACCCTGCACGTGTACGACCGTCCCGGTGTTCTCTGGACCAAGCGCGCCGACCTTCGGGAGCGCATCTCGGCCTTCCTCAACGAGGACTCCACCCTCAACGAGTAG
- a CDS encoding NmrA/HSCARG family protein translates to MTNPTAPVLVTGATGRQGGATARSLLARGVPVRALVRTPDSDAARSLVRLGVDVVQGDLLDIHTVRSAAQGTRAVFSIQMPDMNDLDGDGELRQAQNLVSAAQDAGIDTVVHTSVSGAGQHHQAPGWAEGRWKHMEHYFEMKEQAQSLVRQAGFTHWTLLKPAFFMENFLRPSSLFAHGTEDRLATIIKPDTQVSLIAVRDIGEAAAQAITNPDRFHAVELELAGDVRTMNEIAADLGAALGVHLAAPDMTVEEAMSQGMPTFGAAYEWHNAVGQPAHPALARELGLTVTTFAEWTKANRERI, encoded by the coding sequence ATGACCAACCCCACCGCACCCGTCCTGGTCACCGGAGCTACCGGTCGGCAAGGGGGCGCGACCGCTCGCTCCCTGCTTGCCCGCGGCGTCCCGGTCCGGGCCCTCGTCCGTACCCCCGACTCCGACGCGGCCCGCTCACTCGTGCGGCTGGGCGTCGACGTCGTCCAGGGCGACCTGCTGGACATCCACACCGTCCGCTCCGCCGCGCAGGGTACGAGAGCGGTCTTCTCCATTCAGATGCCGGACATGAACGACCTCGACGGAGACGGGGAACTTCGTCAGGCCCAGAACCTGGTATCGGCCGCCCAGGACGCGGGCATCGACACCGTCGTGCACACCTCCGTCTCGGGTGCCGGCCAGCACCACCAGGCCCCCGGCTGGGCCGAGGGCCGATGGAAACACATGGAGCACTACTTCGAGATGAAGGAGCAGGCCCAGAGTCTGGTCCGCCAGGCCGGCTTCACCCACTGGACGCTGCTCAAGCCGGCCTTCTTCATGGAGAACTTCCTGCGGCCCTCGTCGTTGTTCGCCCACGGCACCGAAGACCGGCTCGCCACCATCATCAAGCCGGACACCCAGGTATCCCTCATTGCGGTGCGGGACATCGGAGAGGCGGCAGCGCAGGCCATCACCAACCCCGACCGTTTCCACGCCGTGGAACTGGAGTTGGCCGGCGACGTCCGCACCATGAACGAGATCGCCGCCGACCTCGGCGCCGCGCTCGGCGTCCACCTGGCCGCCCCGGACATGACCGTCGAGGAGGCCATGAGCCAGGGCATGCCCACCTTCGGCGCCGCCTACGAGTGGCACAACGCCGTGGGCCAGCCCGCGCACCCAGCCCTCGCCCGGGAACTCGGCCTGACGGTGACCACGTTCGCCGAGTGGACGAAGGCCAACCGCGAACGCATCTGA
- a CDS encoding GNAT family N-acetyltransferase translates to MRIRPAHPDDAPAVVSLRTRVLPYLVRGVAPTRQMIMRPPRGQHWTAFVAEVDGEIIGWVSAFRNAGSTRPVGEISLLHVHPEHRGRGIGGGLLTAALDHLTPLRLPLLRGRALPESLPYARRRGFLPSREERFSALALTALPPPAVPPGARLVALSEVDPHHVYEVERDASTDEPGDVATDALTYEHWQADTWDNLGLDREASTGVEVDGVLAAISLVNRDGTRMWSDYTGTRPAHRGRGLATAAKLASLRRAAASGVTVAYTGNDEANAPMLAINERLGYRPVAAQWSCLRETG, encoded by the coding sequence GTGAGGATCCGCCCCGCGCACCCCGACGACGCGCCCGCCGTGGTGTCGCTACGGACCCGAGTCCTTCCGTATCTCGTCCGTGGGGTCGCGCCAACCCGCCAGATGATCATGCGACCACCCCGGGGCCAGCACTGGACCGCGTTCGTCGCCGAGGTGGACGGCGAGATCATCGGTTGGGTCTCGGCCTTTCGCAACGCCGGTTCGACCCGACCGGTCGGCGAGATCTCGCTGTTGCACGTCCACCCCGAGCATCGCGGACGCGGCATCGGCGGTGGGCTGCTGACCGCTGCCCTGGACCACCTCACCCCGCTCCGGCTTCCACTGTTGCGCGGGCGGGCGCTACCCGAGTCGTTGCCGTACGCCCGGCGGCGCGGCTTCCTACCGAGCCGCGAGGAACGCTTCTCCGCGCTTGCGCTGACGGCCCTGCCACCCCCGGCAGTCCCTCCGGGCGCTCGGCTGGTCGCCCTGTCCGAGGTCGACCCACACCACGTGTACGAGGTGGAGCGCGACGCCAGCACCGACGAGCCGGGTGACGTCGCCACCGACGCCCTGACGTACGAGCACTGGCAGGCCGACACGTGGGACAACCTGGGCCTGGACCGGGAGGCCAGCACCGGGGTCGAGGTCGACGGTGTCCTCGCGGCGATCAGCCTGGTCAACCGGGACGGCACGCGAATGTGGTCGGACTACACCGGAACCCGACCCGCGCACCGGGGACGAGGGCTGGCGACCGCGGCGAAGCTGGCCAGCCTGCGCCGGGCCGCCGCCAGCGGGGTGACGGTCGCGTACACCGGCAACGATGAGGCGAACGCGCCGATGCTCGCGATCAACGAGCGCCTCGGCTACCGTCCGGTCGCCGCGCAGTGGAGCTGCCTCCGCGAGACGGGTTGA
- a CDS encoding helix-turn-helix domain-containing protein: MATGKDLPNIGGFIRDLRRNAKISLRQLSEQAGVSNPYLSQIERGLRKPSAEVLQQLASALRVSTPVMYLRAGLLDDREGQGVLAAIAADPDLTMAQKQSLTQIYETFRRENARLAEATAAADTAPVTTGPTTGPVTTESTTGPTATEPTTGPSTPPGSAADLANIAVTGPTTTEGTPTGGA, encoded by the coding sequence ATGGCCACTGGAAAAGACCTTCCCAATATCGGCGGGTTCATTCGTGACCTGCGCCGAAACGCGAAGATCTCCCTCCGGCAGCTGTCCGAGCAGGCGGGGGTCAGCAACCCGTACCTGAGTCAGATAGAGCGCGGGTTGCGCAAGCCCAGCGCGGAGGTGCTCCAGCAACTAGCCAGTGCGCTGCGGGTCTCCACCCCGGTGATGTACCTACGGGCCGGGCTGCTCGACGACCGGGAGGGGCAGGGCGTCCTCGCGGCCATCGCCGCTGACCCCGACCTGACCATGGCGCAGAAGCAGTCACTCACCCAGATCTACGAGACGTTCCGTCGGGAGAACGCGCGGCTCGCGGAGGCGACCGCCGCTGCCGACACAGCGCCGGTCACCACCGGGCCGACGACCGGCCCGGTCACCACTGAGTCGACGACCGGCCCGACCGCTACCGAGCCGACGACCGGCCCGAGCACACCGCCCGGATCTGCCGCCGACCTGGCCAACATCGCGGTCACCGGCCCGACGACGACCGAGGGCACACCGACCGGCGGTGCCTGA
- a CDS encoding DUF2516 family protein: MAIAAPIFAFAVRDVIELILLVFALIVQGVALVHVITQRSDAFAAVGTLPKGAWVAILAICLVLTLLGFGPISLFGLVGIAAGLIYLLDVRAGLRDLSDGRGTSW; encoded by the coding sequence ATGGCCATCGCCGCGCCGATCTTCGCCTTTGCCGTCCGCGACGTGATAGAGCTGATCCTGCTCGTCTTCGCGCTTATCGTGCAGGGAGTCGCCCTCGTTCACGTCATTACTCAGCGGTCGGACGCGTTCGCCGCGGTCGGCACCCTGCCGAAGGGCGCCTGGGTGGCGATCCTCGCCATCTGTCTGGTGCTGACCCTGCTCGGCTTCGGCCCGATCAGCCTCTTTGGACTGGTCGGTATCGCCGCCGGGCTGATCTACCTGCTGGACGTCCGGGCGGGTCTCCGTGACCTCAGTGACGGCCGGGGGACCTCCTGGTGA
- a CDS encoding EI24 domain-containing protein, producing the protein MNASRDLVAPVTGAAGRFLAGVGLFLRGIGLYLRSPGLMLLGVVPALISGAFFLTAFGALVYFVDDLAALITPFADDWSAAWRGLVQVVAGLALLGLGGLLTVVAFTAVTLIIGDPFYEKISERVEDGLGGTPNAVEVPFWSSLRHSIADSLRLVGLSVAFGVPLFAAGFIPVVGQTVVPALAATIGGWLLAVELIGSPFYRRGLRLPDRRAALRADRPTALGFGVAVFVSFLIPLGAVLLMPAAVAGAALLARRVLGQPITAGTGAGQDGKVTERREAQ; encoded by the coding sequence GTGAACGCGTCTCGTGACCTCGTCGCGCCCGTGACCGGGGCGGCCGGTCGGTTCCTCGCTGGTGTCGGGCTGTTCCTCCGCGGTATCGGCCTCTACCTCCGCAGCCCCGGCCTGATGTTGCTCGGCGTGGTACCAGCGTTGATCTCCGGTGCGTTCTTCCTCACCGCGTTCGGCGCGCTCGTCTACTTCGTGGACGATCTTGCCGCGCTGATCACGCCGTTCGCCGACGACTGGTCCGCCGCCTGGCGGGGCCTGGTGCAGGTGGTCGCTGGCCTGGCGCTGCTCGGCCTGGGCGGGCTGCTCACAGTAGTCGCGTTCACCGCCGTCACATTGATCATCGGAGACCCGTTCTACGAGAAGATCTCCGAGCGGGTCGAGGACGGCCTCGGCGGCACCCCCAACGCGGTGGAGGTGCCGTTCTGGTCCTCGCTGCGCCACAGCATCGCCGACTCACTGCGGCTGGTGGGACTGTCGGTGGCATTCGGCGTACCCCTCTTCGCGGCCGGCTTCATCCCGGTGGTCGGCCAGACCGTGGTGCCGGCCCTCGCTGCGACCATCGGTGGATGGCTTCTCGCGGTGGAGTTGATCGGCTCACCCTTCTATCGGCGTGGGCTGCGGTTGCCGGACCGGCGGGCCGCCCTCCGGGCCGACCGGCCGACCGCGCTCGGCTTCGGGGTGGCGGTGTTTGTCAGCTTCCTGATCCCGCTCGGCGCCGTGCTACTCATGCCGGCGGCCGTCGCGGGTGCCGCCCTGCTGGCCCGCCGCGTGCTCGGTCAGCCCATCACAGCGGGCACCGGAGCAGGCCAGGATGGCAAGGTAACGGAGCGCCGTGAAGCCCAATAG
- a CDS encoding GH1 family beta-glucosidase: protein MSELRFPDNFRWGAATAAYQIEGATRDDGRGPSIWDTFSRTPGKVHQGQTGDVACDHYHRFADDVELMAELGLGAYRFSVSWPRVQPDGTGPINPRGLDFYDRLVDALLGRGIDPIVTLYHWDLPQTLQDRGGWVTRETAEHFAGYAAAVHGRIGDRVASWTTLNEPWCSAYLGYGNGVHAPGIQDPGAAFTAVHHLLLGHGLAARALRTAGAGTVGITLNPADVRPADPDSAADAAAVRLVDGLQNRIFLDPLFRAAYPVDVLEHIARIVPPAFIRDGDEKLIATPIDLLGVNYYTPTYVAGRPDGAGGGGAFPGTDGAVEFLPPTGPLTDMGWMIEPAGLTRMLERLAADYPGVPLLITENGAAFPDRAGAEGVGADRTEAEGAGPVADTDRIAYLDAHLRAAHTAIARGVDLRGYLVWSLLDNFEWAEGYRKRFGIVHVDYLTQRRTPKASARWYQEVISRNGL from the coding sequence GCGGCGTACCAGATCGAGGGCGCGACCCGCGACGACGGTCGTGGGCCGTCGATCTGGGACACCTTCAGTCGTACCCCGGGCAAGGTCCACCAGGGCCAGACCGGTGACGTCGCCTGCGACCACTACCACCGGTTCGCGGACGACGTGGAGCTGATGGCGGAACTCGGGCTGGGCGCGTACCGGTTCTCGGTGTCCTGGCCTCGGGTCCAGCCGGACGGCACCGGCCCGATCAACCCGCGAGGGCTGGACTTCTATGACCGCCTGGTGGACGCACTGCTCGGGCGGGGCATCGACCCGATCGTCACGCTGTACCACTGGGACCTGCCACAGACCCTGCAGGACCGGGGCGGCTGGGTCACCCGGGAGACCGCGGAACACTTCGCCGGGTACGCCGCCGCTGTCCATGGCCGAATCGGCGACCGGGTGGCCTCGTGGACGACGCTCAACGAGCCGTGGTGCTCGGCCTACCTGGGCTACGGCAACGGGGTGCACGCCCCGGGGATACAGGACCCGGGCGCGGCGTTCACCGCGGTCCACCACCTGCTCCTCGGGCACGGCCTGGCGGCCCGGGCGCTGCGCACGGCCGGTGCGGGGACCGTTGGGATCACGCTGAACCCGGCCGACGTCCGTCCCGCCGACCCGGACAGCGCCGCCGACGCCGCGGCGGTACGCCTGGTCGACGGGCTCCAGAACCGGATCTTCCTGGACCCGTTGTTCCGGGCCGCCTACCCGGTGGACGTACTGGAGCACATCGCCCGCATCGTGCCGCCGGCGTTCATTCGCGACGGCGACGAGAAGCTGATCGCCACACCGATCGACCTGCTCGGCGTCAACTACTACACCCCCACCTACGTCGCGGGAAGGCCGGACGGTGCCGGCGGCGGTGGCGCGTTTCCCGGCACCGACGGTGCGGTGGAGTTCCTGCCTCCCACCGGGCCGCTGACCGACATGGGCTGGATGATCGAGCCGGCCGGGCTTACCCGGATGCTGGAGCGCCTCGCCGCCGACTACCCGGGCGTGCCACTGCTGATCACCGAGAACGGGGCGGCGTTCCCGGACCGAGCCGGCGCGGAAGGGGTCGGCGCGGACCGAACCGAGGCGGAGGGGGCCGGCCCGGTGGCCGACACGGACCGGATCGCGTACCTCGACGCGCACCTACGCGCGGCGCACACCGCCATCGCCCGCGGTGTGGACCTACGCGGCTATCTCGTATGGTCACTGCTGGACAACTTTGAGTGGGCCGAGGGCTACCGGAAACGGTTCGGGATCGTCCACGTCGACTACCTGACCCAGCGGCGCACACCGAAGGCGAGTGCCCGCTGGTACCAGGAGGTGATCTCCCGGAACGGGCTGTGA
- a CDS encoding asparaginase — protein MSGNVHAVGKTYEGGVPLAEVVRSGFVEGVHRGSVVALDATGVSVARAGDVTLPIFPRSSNKPLQTVGMVSAGLPLTDPADLALVSASHAGEDFHLDRVGALLARAGLDESDLHCPPELPAGERAQAAVLRAGGGPTRIQMNCSGKHSGMLLTCHAAGWALDGYWRTEHPLQERLRTAVEEFTGESVTSVGIDGCGAPVLAVSLSGLALAYLRLVEAEPGSPARAVADAMRAHPEIVGGTQADDTRLMRTVPGLLAKIGAEGIIAAAVPGAGAVALKIDDGASRARIPVLVSALRRIGVTGPALAEFVEVPILGGGRPVGAVRSLW, from the coding sequence GTGAGCGGTAACGTCCACGCCGTGGGAAAGACGTACGAGGGCGGTGTGCCCCTCGCCGAGGTGGTCCGGTCGGGTTTCGTGGAGGGTGTGCATCGCGGCTCGGTGGTGGCGCTGGACGCGACCGGCGTGTCGGTGGCGAGGGCCGGGGACGTGACGTTGCCGATCTTCCCCCGATCGTCGAACAAGCCGTTGCAGACGGTCGGGATGGTCAGCGCCGGGCTGCCGCTGACCGACCCGGCTGACCTCGCACTGGTGTCGGCCAGTCACGCGGGGGAGGACTTCCACCTGGACCGGGTCGGCGCGTTGTTGGCGCGGGCCGGGCTCGACGAGTCCGACCTGCACTGCCCACCGGAGCTGCCGGCAGGCGAACGGGCGCAGGCAGCGGTACTACGGGCCGGCGGTGGCCCCACCCGGATCCAGATGAACTGTTCCGGCAAGCACAGTGGAATGCTGCTGACCTGCCATGCGGCGGGCTGGGCGTTGGACGGGTACTGGCGCACGGAGCACCCGTTGCAGGAGCGTCTACGGACGGCGGTCGAGGAGTTCACCGGTGAGTCGGTGACCTCGGTCGGGATCGATGGCTGTGGAGCTCCGGTGCTGGCTGTGTCGTTGTCCGGTCTCGCGCTGGCGTATCTGCGGCTGGTCGAGGCCGAGCCGGGTTCGCCGGCGCGGGCGGTCGCGGACGCGATGCGGGCCCACCCTGAGATTGTCGGCGGTACGCAGGCCGATGACACCCGGCTCATGCGAACTGTGCCGGGACTGCTGGCGAAGATCGGCGCGGAGGGGATCATCGCCGCGGCTGTCCCCGGCGCCGGCGCGGTTGCGCTGAAGATCGATGATGGCGCCAGTCGGGCCCGGATTCCGGTGCTGGTCTCCGCGCTGCGTCGGATCGGGGTGACCGGGCCGGCCTTGGCGGAGTTCGTCGAGGTCCCGATCCTCGGCGGGGGGCGGCCGGTGGGTGCTGTCCGGTCGCTCTGGTGA
- a CDS encoding TetR/AcrR family transcriptional regulator — protein sequence MSRDDTRQTERSLRVDAARNRERILEAARHEVARSGADTSLEQVARRAGLGSATVRRRFPNRRSLLEAVQWDQVMALCAEAADQARAADPHQALRSWLASVTRYVTSSSAMAASLTPLGRTERGESCFAKVAAAGQPLVERAAAVGAVHPGATAADLITVVTGIVLVTRDEPDADSRAQQLIDLAWAGLMPARTGQRIPTGNQVEGSPGRH from the coding sequence ATGAGCCGGGACGACACGAGGCAGACCGAGCGGTCCCTGCGGGTAGACGCCGCCCGAAACCGCGAACGAATCCTCGAGGCAGCACGACACGAGGTGGCCCGTAGCGGTGCCGACACGTCACTGGAACAGGTCGCTCGCAGGGCAGGGCTCGGGTCGGCGACCGTGCGCCGACGCTTCCCCAACCGCCGCTCGCTCCTGGAGGCCGTCCAGTGGGACCAGGTCATGGCACTGTGCGCCGAGGCAGCCGATCAGGCCCGCGCCGCCGACCCCCACCAGGCGCTACGGAGTTGGCTCGCGTCCGTTACGCGCTACGTCACATCCAGCAGCGCAATGGCGGCTTCGCTGACCCCGCTGGGACGTACGGAGCGAGGGGAAAGCTGCTTCGCCAAGGTCGCGGCGGCCGGGCAGCCTCTGGTCGAGCGCGCGGCAGCCGTCGGCGCGGTGCACCCCGGGGCCACGGCCGCAGACCTCATCACCGTCGTCACAGGCATCGTGCTGGTCACCCGCGACGAACCCGACGCCGACTCCCGCGCCCAGCAGTTGATCGACCTGGCCTGGGCGGGACTCATGCCCGCCCGGACGGGGCAGCGAATCCCCACCGGAAACCAGGTCGAGGGTTCGCCGGGACGGCACTAG
- a CDS encoding 3-keto-5-aminohexanoate cleavage protein, with translation MTTGTLITVAPTGAESAKVEVPALPVTLDELLLTAKECEALGASVIHVHIRDDEAQPTLDQGRLRDTVAALRERTDLVVQLSSGGSVSDPEADRLAVLDAVPDMASCTMGTVNFGDDVFLNRWEFIVELHTRMQERGIVPEYEIFDLGHLTALQRLLSKHGLPAGGHVHVDFVMGVPGGMPGTPAALIAAQHMLRDLPAGTTFSATGVGRTTIPVLLASLSAGGHLRVGMEDTVTYAKGQPVESNMQLVARAVGFAQLAQRLPLTTAEARELLGVPATRR, from the coding sequence ATGACGACAGGGACGTTGATCACGGTTGCCCCGACCGGAGCGGAGTCGGCCAAGGTCGAGGTGCCGGCGCTGCCGGTCACGCTCGATGAGTTGCTGCTGACCGCCAAGGAGTGCGAGGCCCTGGGTGCCTCTGTGATCCACGTCCACATCCGGGACGACGAGGCGCAGCCGACCCTCGACCAGGGGCGGCTGCGCGACACCGTCGCGGCGCTCCGCGAGCGAACTGACCTGGTCGTGCAGCTTTCGTCGGGCGGCTCGGTGAGCGACCCGGAGGCCGACCGGCTCGCCGTGCTGGATGCCGTCCCCGACATGGCCTCCTGCACGATGGGCACGGTCAATTTCGGTGACGATGTGTTTCTCAACCGGTGGGAGTTCATCGTCGAACTGCACACCCGGATGCAGGAGCGGGGCATCGTCCCGGAGTACGAAATTTTCGACCTGGGGCACCTCACCGCCCTGCAGCGCCTGCTCAGTAAGCACGGCCTGCCAGCCGGCGGGCACGTGCACGTCGACTTCGTGATGGGTGTGCCCGGCGGTATGCCCGGCACACCGGCGGCCCTGATCGCCGCCCAGCACATGCTGCGGGATCTGCCGGCCGGCACCACGTTCTCGGCGACCGGCGTCGGTCGCACCACCATCCCCGTCCTGCTGGCCTCGCTGTCAGCGGGTGGGCATCTACGGGTGGGCATGGAGGACACGGTGACCTACGCCAAGGGCCAGCCGGTCGAATCCAATATGCAGCTCGTGGCCCGCGCGGTCGGCTTTGCCCAACTGGCTCAGCGCCTGCCGCTCACCACCGCCGAGGCCCGCGAACTGCTCGGCGTGCCCGCAACCCGCCGGTAA
- a CDS encoding RidA family protein: protein MPQLRHVSTLADADYAYVTTVEPSTRLVFTAGACPLDANGRTVAPGDHAAQARQVMANLKTALAAAGARLTDVAKTTVYVASAHQSDLVTVWQVVRDTFDDHDPPSTLLGVAVLGYPDQLVEVEAVAAVAAA from the coding sequence ATGCCCCAACTCCGCCATGTCTCCACCCTCGCCGACGCCGACTACGCGTACGTGACCACCGTCGAGCCGTCGACGCGCCTCGTCTTCACCGCGGGGGCGTGCCCGCTCGACGCGAACGGCCGCACGGTCGCCCCTGGCGACCATGCCGCCCAGGCTCGGCAGGTGATGGCCAATCTGAAGACCGCTCTCGCCGCGGCCGGCGCCCGCCTCACCGACGTCGCGAAGACCACGGTGTACGTGGCCTCGGCGCACCAATCCGACCTGGTGACCGTCTGGCAGGTCGTCCGGGACACCTTCGACGACCACGATCCGCCCAGCACCCTGCTCGGCGTGGCCGTGCTCGGCTATCCCGATCAGCTCGTCGAGGTCGAGGCGGTTGCCGCCGTGGCCGCCGCGTGA